One region of Manis pentadactyla isolate mManPen7 chromosome 9, mManPen7.hap1, whole genome shotgun sequence genomic DNA includes:
- the MDK gene encoding midkine isoform X1, with protein sequence MRFLPCSVPGSPNTGKTFPAQLVKHPRWGLALLAQRIRQSRPRRRSRASTGLTSASGDSRTQAPGPVTHPGLRAPSGLHLSARRGQGRLESIEGRIGEGGGAARKAGTEARDYQSRTGAWGRETPGWKIGPRRAQRQEEQHGRGCSTEPSSSSPSSPWWLSPQRWPKKKDKVKKGGPASECAEWTWGPCTPSSKDCGGGFREGACGTQTQRIRCKVPCNWKKEFGADCKYKFESWGACDGGTGTKVRQGTLKKARYNAQCQETIRVTKPCTPKTKAKAKAKKGKGKD encoded by the exons ATGCGCTTTCTCCCGTGTTCCGTCCCAGGTTCCCCCAACACTGGCAAAACATTTCCCGCGCAGTTGGTTAAGCACCCGAGGTGGGGGCTGGCGCTCCTTGCCCAGCGCATAAGGCAGAGTAGGCCCAGGAGGCGGAGCCGGGCCTCAACGGGGTTAACCAGTGCATCAGGGGACAGCCGCACACAGGCGCCCGGACCTGTGACACACccgggcctccgtgctccctctGGCCTCCATCTAAGTGCCCGCCgcgggcaagggaggttggagtcCATCGAAGGAAGGATAGGCGAGGGGGGCGGAGCGGCGCGGAAAGCTGGGACTGAGGCCAGAGATTATCAAAGCAGGACGGGGGCCTGGGGCCGGGAGACCCCAGGTTGGAAGATAGGGCCCAGGAGAGCCCAGCGTCAGGAAGAGCAGCACGGGAGGG GATGCAGTACCGAGCCTTCCTCCTCCTCGCCCTCGTCACCTTGGTGGCTCTCACCTCAGCGGTGGCCAAAAAAAAA AGACAAAGTGAAGAAGGGCGGCCCCGCAAGTGAGTGCGCGGAGTGGACCTGGGGGCCCTGCACCCCCAGCAGCAAGGACTGCGGTGGGGGCTTCCGCGAGGGTGCCTGCGGGACCCAGACTCAGCGCATCCGGTGTAAGGTGCCCTGCAACTGGAAAAAGGAGTTTGGAG CCGACTGCAAGTACAAGTTTGAGAGCTGGGGGGCCTGTGATGGTGGCACCGGCACCAAAGTCCGCCAAGGCACCCTGAAGAAAGCGCGGTACAATGCCCAGTGCCAGGAGACCATCCGTGTGACCAAGCCGTGCACCCCCAAGACCAAAGCCAAGGCCAAAG CCAagaaagggaaggggaaggacTAG
- the MDK gene encoding midkine isoform X2, with the protein MQYRAFLLLALVTLVALTSAVAKKKDKVKKGGPASECAEWTWGPCTPSSKDCGGGFREGACGTQTQRIRCKVPCNWKKEFGADCKYKFESWGACDGGTGTKVRQGTLKKARYNAQCQETIRVTKPCTPKTKAKAKAKKGKGKD; encoded by the exons ATGCAGTACCGAGCCTTCCTCCTCCTCGCCCTCGTCACCTTGGTGGCTCTCACCTCAGCGGTGGCCAAAAAAAAAG ACAAAGTGAAGAAGGGCGGCCCCGCAAGTGAGTGCGCGGAGTGGACCTGGGGGCCCTGCACCCCCAGCAGCAAGGACTGCGGTGGGGGCTTCCGCGAGGGTGCCTGCGGGACCCAGACTCAGCGCATCCGGTGTAAGGTGCCCTGCAACTGGAAAAAGGAGTTTGGAG CCGACTGCAAGTACAAGTTTGAGAGCTGGGGGGCCTGTGATGGTGGCACCGGCACCAAAGTCCGCCAAGGCACCCTGAAGAAAGCGCGGTACAATGCCCAGTGCCAGGAGACCATCCGTGTGACCAAGCCGTGCACCCCCAAGACCAAAGCCAAGGCCAAAG CCAagaaagggaaggggaaggacTAG